The genome window tttaattgttgaattgttAGTTTATATAGGACAGGTTTGAAATTTGAGGGAAGGTatacatgtcccaaaaatcaaatgcaaacattaaattataatggATGGTGGCATATCTAAACCTTGCATTCTGGctaatacatttatatattcaGATTGTATGGTGTCTGAAAAAAATGAGTTAAGACCATGCAATATGAGCTCAATACCATTGCATCATTATGATCTTAGCAATGCATAATTATGAGTAATGAGTGTTCTCTATCTGCTACAATGTTTCTTTACTACCTCTCCAACTTTTCTGTCTTAATACTTTCAATATAATGAGAGAAGAGAGTAGAACACTTATTGGCAAACTGATTTGTGAAAATATGGTCTTTATTGATTTTCCATTTTCTGATTTTGGTGTGACCGTCATTTTTTCTACTCTTCTTTTTTGGCATTAATAAATATGTTCTTTGTTGCAGGCAAACAAGATGCTGAAGCCAGAGAAGTGGCAGGCTGCTTTTGATAATGAAGGGAAGGTTGTTGATTTTCACAAAGTACTCAAGTTGATTATTTTAGGGGTATGTCTAAGTGCCTTTTTTTCCCTGGAAATATCTTGTTTACCTTGGTggttgcattttttttttgtgtgtgcaAATATGTTGGTATTGTACTTGCAAACCTGGAATTAGTTGAAATAAATAGTATCGAAGGTCAAAAGTCCAGCAACCACTATTCTTGACTTCCTGCATTATCTTTTAGACGTTTTCAACATTACGTGCTTATATGCAAATtcttatttggttattttacttatatcCTCAGATATCTTACTTCATGCCTTTGTCGACTATATATGTTAAGCAGGATCTTACCATGATTGGCAATGGGGTAGGTTTAGATGGTAGCATTTTGTACAAACCAGTAGGACCTGTCaatcaatttttctttaaattttttatgtatttccAATGTTGTATATGGTCTGTCATATGCTGTTTTTCTGATATTGTTGAtatcatattttcttattttttttatctcctCCCTTGGTCAAATTTGTACCTACACACATGTTTTCTCCTGACAGCACAAAACTGTGACAGCAATTTATCTCATTGATTTTAGGGGGTCGATCCATCTATAAGATCAGAAGTTTGGGAGTTTCTTCTAGGTTGCTATGCATTGGGGAGCACTGCAGACTACCGAAGGCAATTAAGGACAGCCCGAAGGTCTATCCTTGTCTTTTCCATTtcatattttactaatatttttttctttgtagaaTCATAAGTACCTATTTTTAGGCTGTTATGCTTGCACTTGAAACTAATTTAATACTCTTTATAGTTTAATGTTTTTGTGATATCATGCTTGACTGTAGCTTCTGATAATCAGTTTTTAAATGATTGTCTGCATTGTCTATTATTTGGTGCACGTCTAAGAATCAAGATTTTGTGACTTGTCAATTGAATACCTTTTCTAGTCTAATTTTTGCTGGGAATGTTACTACCATTTGTAACATTAAGGCTCATTTTTTCCtgttttatgaatatttaacaTCTTTATGGAAATGTATGCAGGAAACATTACAACGACCTCATACAGCAATGCCAGTCAATGCATTCAAGCATAGGAACTGGTTCACTTGCCTATCCTGTGGGTTCAAAAGTTATGGATATGAGGTCAGCTTCTAAAGATGAGCAGAGAAGGGAATCAAAAGTTGACAATAGACAAGCTTCCACTGATGTTACTGATAACAGAGAGGAAGATTCTCATTTAGGTGATAACTGTACTAATAGGTTATATGCCGACCAAGGAAAAGGTTGTGATTTTGCTGACATTATCAGTGTGAGGGGAAATGCTCATACTGCTGCACATGACTCTTGCTTTTTACCAACTTCGGGTCCATGTGGCCGCTACTCCCCAAAAATAAGGAGAGACTGTAATGGGTCAGATTTCTCAACTGGAtctgattttgattttcctcCTTTACCACTAACAGATTTGTTTGAGAAGAATGAAGATGAGAAAGAATTTGATGCAAATGAGGGAGAGAATGCTGCCAAATATAAGGTGACACTTGAGGATGACAATATGCATAGTTTTCAAATCAATAACAATGCTGACTTAATCATGGAATCAAATGTTCCACCCTCACTATCTAAAAGTATTTCACTCCCTTATAACTCTGAAATTGAATTGGTCCCTCCTGATGCCTATGAGCCAGTTCTGAGATCCAACATTGTAAGTCATAAAGCAGAAACAGTGAACAGATTAAGAATTTTAGATGTTCCAAAAACCCGATTGGTAAATGCAAGCGGATCTCAAGAAGGGACTGCCCATGATGAAACAGTATCTGAATGGCTTTGGACTCTACACCTAATAGGTAACTTAGTTACCTTGTGTTATTTGTACTTCAAAGTGCaaaatattttccctttttctattACATTAGATAATTAGATACtgtttattaattattcttCTTAGCTGACTGGATTCATCCTTTCTCAGTCGTTGATGTGGTGAGAACGGATAGTAATCTTGAGTTCTATGAGGATAAAAGAAATGTTGCTAGAATGTCTGATATTCTTGCTGTTTATGCATGGGTTGATCGTGCAACTGGTTATTGTCAAGGTTGTAGCCTTCTACTCTTAACATGTTTTGCTGAACTTTTCTTATTGATTTGCTATTTATCTGGTGCAAAGCTGTGAAAGATGCAATTCTATGTTTGAGTTTTAAACATCTAATACTAACTGATTTAGTTGGATTTAATTGTAGGTATGAGTGATCTGCTATCTCCTTTTGTTGTTATCTTTGAGGATAATGCAGATGCATTTTGGTGCTTTGAAATGTTGATTAGGAGAATGGTATTTTA of Gossypium raimondii isolate GPD5lz chromosome 3, ASM2569854v1, whole genome shotgun sequence contains these proteins:
- the LOC105793993 gene encoding uncharacterized protein LOC105793993 isoform X2, which translates into the protein MEKLPSPLLPELSIFTESVQSFATSEILVFPSLLSRFVLAANKMLKPEKWQAAFDNEGKVVDFHKVLKLIILGGVDPSIRSEVWEFLLGCYALGSTADYRRQLRTARRKHYNDLIQQCQSMHSSIGTGSLAYPVGSKVMDMRSASKDEQRRESKVDNRQASTDVTDNREEDSHLGDNCTNRLYADQGKGCDFADIISVRGNAHTAAHDSCFLPTSGPCGRYSPKIRRDCNGSDFSTGSDFDFPPLPLTDLFEKNEDEKEFDANEGENAAKYKVTLEDDNMHSFQINNNADLIMESNVPPSLSKSISLPYNSEIELVPPDAYEPVLRSNIVSHKAETVNRLRILDVPKTRLVNASGSQEGTAHDETVSEWLWTLHLIVVDVVRTDSNLEFYEDKRNVARMSDILAVYAWVDRATGYCQGMSDLLSPFVVIFEDNADAFWCFEMLIRRMRENFQMEGPTGVMKQLQALWHILELTDREIFIHLSKIGAESLHFAFPMLLVLFRRELSFNDALCMWEMMWAADFDESVNCNLEKICLEALTVQVPGDSRAEDEEENTENGNHNAIGGLQFKHSLSENEGIKAASTYHFCGLTRNFWSRNDRLQICNVVSPTRKGDDDLPVFCVAAILIMNRQKLIKETRSIDDMIKIFNDKLLKVHVRRCVGTAIRLRKKYFCKLIRIKGHSRRHSQ
- the LOC105793993 gene encoding uncharacterized protein LOC105793993 isoform X3 translates to MSLGEKENPWRYGKAAVAAAAGAVNIHRVGSIVRDIGDPCLSQSPIKANKMLKPEKWQAAFDNEGKVVDFHKVLKLIILGGVDPSIRSEVWEFLLGCYALGSTADYRRQLRTARRKHYNDLIQQCQSMHSSIGTGSLAYPVGSKVMDMRSASKDEQRRESKVDNRQASTDVTDNREEDSHLGDNCTNRLYADQGKGCDFADIISVRGNAHTAAHDSCFLPTSGPCGRYSPKIRRDCNGSDFSTGSDFDFPPLPLTDLFEKNEDEKEFDANEGENAAKYKVTLEDDNMHSFQINNNADLIMESNVPPSLSKSISLPYNSEIELVPPDAYEPVLRSNIVSHKAETVNRLRILDVPKTRLVNASGSQEGTAHDETVSEWLWTLHLIVVDVVRTDSNLEFYEDKRNVARMSDILAVYAWVDRATGYCQGMSDLLSPFVVIFEDNADAFWCFEMLIRRMRENFQMEGPTGVMKQLQALWHILELTDREIFIHLSKIGAESLHFAFPMLLVLFRRELSFNDALCMWEICLEALTVQVPGDSRAEDEEENTENGNHNAIGGLQFKHSLSENEGIKAASTYHFCGLTRNFWSRNDRLQICNVVSPTRKGDDDLPVFCVAAILIMNRQKLIKETRSIDDMIKIFNDKLLKVHVRRCVGTAIRLRKKYFCKLIRIKGHSRRHSQ
- the LOC105793993 gene encoding uncharacterized protein LOC105793993 isoform X1, with translation MSLGEKENPWRYGKAAVAAAAGAVNIHRVGSIVRDIGDPCLSQSPIKANKMLKPEKWQAAFDNEGKVVDFHKVLKLIILGGVDPSIRSEVWEFLLGCYALGSTADYRRQLRTARRKHYNDLIQQCQSMHSSIGTGSLAYPVGSKVMDMRSASKDEQRRESKVDNRQASTDVTDNREEDSHLGDNCTNRLYADQGKGCDFADIISVRGNAHTAAHDSCFLPTSGPCGRYSPKIRRDCNGSDFSTGSDFDFPPLPLTDLFEKNEDEKEFDANEGENAAKYKVTLEDDNMHSFQINNNADLIMESNVPPSLSKSISLPYNSEIELVPPDAYEPVLRSNIVSHKAETVNRLRILDVPKTRLVNASGSQEGTAHDETVSEWLWTLHLIVVDVVRTDSNLEFYEDKRNVARMSDILAVYAWVDRATGYCQGMSDLLSPFVVIFEDNADAFWCFEMLIRRMRENFQMEGPTGVMKQLQALWHILELTDREIFIHLSKIGAESLHFAFPMLLVLFRRELSFNDALCMWEMMWAADFDESVNCNLEKICLEALTVQVPGDSRAEDEEENTENGNHNAIGGLQFKHSLSENEGIKAASTYHFCGLTRNFWSRNDRLQICNVVSPTRKGDDDLPVFCVAAILIMNRQKLIKETRSIDDMIKIFNDKLLKVHVRRCVGTAIRLRKKYFCKLIRIKGHSRRHSQ